DNA sequence from the Asticcacaulis sp. AND118 genome:
CCCAACCGTTACCTGATCTGCGAAGCCTCGGAACAGCCGGCATTCTATGCGGGGGAGGCCTGCACCAATTCCTTTGCCTTTGGTACGCAGAAGGAAATCAAATCCAGCGCCCGCGACGGCAGACTGTCGGAAAAGCTGGCGGCACAGTTGGCCTCCGAGAAGCGGCCGCTGATGCCGCTGGTCCTGCAAAGCCATGATTCCTATGTCGGCGACCGTCTGATCAACGACCTCGATGCGGGAAGCTACCGCGTGGCGGCGGCGGTGTCGGTGCTGGCTTCCGACACGCCCTTCTCCTATTACGGCGAAGAAATCGGCATGGGCAATAACGGCAAGTACGACGATCCGGGGCTGCGTGCGCCGATGAGTTGGGATCAATCCACCGGCCACGGCTTCACTACCGCGGCTAAACCCTATCGCCCCTATGCCACCAATGCGGCCACCCATACGGTCGCCGCGCAAACCGGCGAGAGCGGCAGTCTTCTGGAATATTATCGTGCGCTGTATCTGGCCCGGCAGGCGCATCCGGTATTGGCCGACGGGGCTTTCGCGTTGTTATCGAAGGCAGGCGATCAGACTCTGGTCTTTACCCGCCAGAAAGACGGCAGAAAGGCGCTGATCGTCATCAACCTGTCGGCATCCGTGCAGACCGTCGATACGAAAGGTGAGGGGGTATGGACCTCGGCCGTTGATCTCGGCGCGCCGGCGCAACTGACGGCCCAGGACGGGGCGCTGCGTTTGATCCTTCCGCCTAAAGGGGTGGCGGCTTACGTGCAATAGCCGTTCCTTTCCTGAAGGCCGCAGTCAGACGGGTGACGGTATGTCGATGCCAAAAATGTGACTGCGGCCTTATGTCGCGTATCCGTGTTACTTCAGATTTCATTAACCGTTTCGAGTGCAAATCTTCGCTACAACCCATCGTAGCAGGACACGCGTAATGACCGACATTCAAACCGAACTTCATCAACGGCTTGAATTCGCCCAGATCATGCCCGCTGACCGGACAACGCTACGGGCGCTCTGGCCGGTTATTTCTCCCCGGCTGCCGGAGATACTGAGCCGCTTTTATACCCACCTGTTCCGTTACCCTCATCTGAAGGCCATGGCCGGTGATCGTCAGTCTGCGCTGGAAAATGCACAGTACCGTCATTGGGAACGCATATTTGCCGGCGCGTTCGATGAAACCTATCTGGCGGAAACCCAGAAAATCGGATCGGCGCACCATCGCATCGGGTTGGAACCACGTTGGTATATCGGCGCCTATCGCTTCGTGCTCAACGAACTGATCGGTATAATCCTTGAGCGCAACCGCTTCTCCGCCAACAAGGCTCAGACGCAGATTTCAGCGGTTAACAAAGCTATTTTGCTCGACCTGGATCTGGCCATCTCGACCTATCAGACCATTCTGCTGGAAGAGCGCAAACGCCAGACCGAGCAGACGGAAAACGCCATTTCCGGCTTTCAGACGGCGGCCTTCGCCATTCTCGATAAGGTGCGCGACGCCGGGGGTGACCTGAAGTCGGCGGCTGACGATATGAGCGGAGTCGTTGGGGGCGCCAGTGAAAATGCGCGTATAGTCCTGGAATCGTCGCATGAGACAGCGGAAAGCGTTTCTTCGGTGGCTTCGGCTACCGAAGAATTGTCGAAATCGATCAATGAGGTTTCTTCGCAGATTTCCAATGCCGCGCACTCGATCTCCGGCACGGTGCGCCTGATGGACGCCTCGCGCGCCGACATCAACAACCTGCTCGAATCCGCACGTCAGATCGGCGAGGTGGTCAACCTGATCAGCGACATCGCTTCGCAGACCAATCTGCTGGCGCTCAACGCCACGATCGAGGCCGCCCGCGCCGGCGAGGCGGGCCGCGGCTTCGCGGTCGTCGCCTCCGAGGTCAAGACGCTGGCCACCCAGACGGCGCGCGCCACCGATGACATCTCGCGCCAGATCAACGAAATTCAGGCGGCGACGCGCAACGCCGTGAACGCCATCGAAAAGATCTCGGATTCGATGTCCGAGGTCGAGCAGATCACGACGGTCATCGCCGCGACGGCGGAAGAGCAAGGCGCGGCGACGCAGGAAATTTCGCGCAGCATCGCGCGGGCCTCCTCCGGGGCGCAGGCCCTGTCCGGCAATATTGTCTCGGTGACGCAGGCCATTGCCCATACAGCGGGGACATCGGATCTGGTGCGTGAATCTTCGGACTCGCTTAATGCGCAGGCCGGGCAACTGGCCGAGGAGGTGCGTGCCTTCTTCGTCGCCCTGCGCAACGGCCCGCTCGACCGCCGCAACGCCGAGGAAGGCGACTATCGGGGAGCAGAGCGCCGTCAGCGGGCGTGACCGAGCCCGCACGGCTCTCACCGAGGTCCCGAACGGAATCCCGCTTGACCCACCGGACGCTGTCCTATATAGCCGCCCAATCTTTTTTGAGGCTGGACCGCTATTGGTCCGTTCTCAGACCGATCGATACAAGGGCCTGTGTGCCCGCCGTAACCCCCAAAGCGCGGGTTGCGGCTTTTGTGTTTGTCGTATCTGAAGCCTTACCGAAGGCATTATACCCAACCGAGGTCGCCCGGCCAAACGGCACAGGCCTCCATCAAGCACAGAGATTTCTATGCCCACGATTAACCAGCTTATCCGTAAGCCGCGCAAGGCCCCCGCCAAGCGCAACAAGGTGCCGGCCCTGAAGGGCTCGCCCCAGCGTCGCGGCGTTTGCACGCGCGTCTACACCACCACGCCGAAGAAGCCGAACTCGGCTCTGCGTAAGGTCGCCAAGGTCCGTCTGACCTCGGGCATCGAATCGGTGTGCTACATCCCCGGCGTCGGCCACAACCTTCAGGAACACTCCGTGGTTCTGATCCGCGGCGGCCGCGTGAAGGACCTTCCGGGTGTCCGTTACCACATCCTGCGCGGCGTGCTCGACACGCAAGGCGTCAAGAACCGTAAGCAGCGCCGTTCGCACTACGGTGCGAAGCGTCCGAAGTAAGGATAGAGACCCATGTCCCGTCGTCACCGCGCAGAGAAGCGTGAAGTTCTGCCCGATCCCAAGTTCGGGGATCTGGTTGTCACCAAGTTCATGAACTACGTCATGTACGAAGGTAAGAAGGCCGTCGCCGAAAACATCGTTTACGGCGCCTTCGACATCCTCGAAGCCAAGAAGAAGGAAGCGACTGCGGTCGAGACCTTCCACGCGGCCCTCGACAATGTCGCCCCCTCCATCGAAGTCCGTTCGCGTCGCGTCGGCGGCGCCACCTATCAGGTGCCCGTCGAAGTCCGCCCGGACCGTCGTCGCGCTTTGGCTATCCGCTGGCTGGTCAACGCCGCGCGCAAGCGTGGTGAGAACACCATGACGGAAAAGCTGGCCGGCGAGCTGCTGGACGCTTCCAACAACCGCGGTACCGCGGTCAAGAAGCGCGAAGACACGCACAAGATGGCCGAAGCCAACCGCGCGTTCGCTCACTATCGTTGGTAAGGCTTTGGCGCTGGCAATAACCAGCACAACAGGGCTGTCACGGTCCTGTCAAAAAAGGTCTATAAGGCGCGGGCGACTTAACCTAAGTCTCCCGCGCCTACGCATAGTTCCTACCGAACTTTTTCTGAATCCCCTTTTTGTCTGAGGCCCGTACATGCCCCGCAGTCACAAAATCGAGGACTACCGTAACTTTGGTATCATGGCGCACATCGACGCCGGCAAGACCACGACTACGGAACGTATCCTCTACTACACTGGCAAGAGCCACAAGATCGGCGAAGTCCACGATGGTGCCGCCACCATGGACTGGATGGAGCAGGAGCAGGAGCGCGGCATCACCATCACGTCCGCCGCGACGACCGCTTTCTGGGAAGGCAAGCGCCTGAACATCATCGACACCCCGGGCCACGTGGACTTCACCATCGAAGTCGAACGTTCGCTCCGCGTGCTCGACGGCGCCGTCACGGTTCTGGACGGCAATGCCGGCGTTGAGCCCCAGACCGAAACCGTCTGGCGTCAGGCCGACAAGTACAACGTGCCGCGCATCGTCTTCGTCAACAAGATGGACAAGATCGGCGCCGACTTTGACAAGTCGGTCGAATCGATCCGTGACCGTCTGGGCGCCAAGGCCGTGCCGATCCAGTTCCCGATCGGTTCGGAATCGAACCTCAGGGGTCTGGTCGATATCGTCCGCATGACCGCCGTGATCTGGGACAATGACGGTCTGGGCGCGTCCTACAAGGACGAGCCGATCCCCGCCGACCTGGTCGAAAAGGCCAACGAAGCCCGTCAGTACCTGATCGACAACGCCGTCGAACTCGACGACGAAGCCATGGAAGCCTATCTGGAAGGCAACGAGCCGGACGAAGCGACCATCAAGAAGTGCATCCGTAAGGCGGTTCTGACCGGCGCCTTCTATCCGATCCTCTGCGGTTCGGCGTTCAAGAACAAGGGCGTTCAGACGCTGCTCGACGCCGTCGTCGACTACCTGCCGTCGCCGGTGGATATCCCGCCGACGAAAGGCATCGACTACAAGACCGAAGAAGAAGTCACCCGCAAGGCTTCGGACGAAGAGCCTCTGTCGGTTCTGGCGTTCAAGATCATGGACGACCCCTTCGTCGGTTCGCTGACCTTCTGCCGCCTCTATTCGGGCAAGATGGAAGCCGGCATGGGCCTGCTGAACTCGACCCGCGACAAGCGCGAGCGCGTCGGCCGTATGCTGCTGATGCACTCGAACAACCGCGAAGACATCAAGGAAGCCTATGCCGGCGACATCGTCGCTCTGGCCGGTCTGAAGGACACCCGCACGGGTGACACCCTCTGCGATCCGCTGAAGTCGCCGGTGATCCTTGAGCGCATGGAGTTCCCGGCGCCGGTTATCGAAATCGCCGTCGAGCCCAAGTCGAAGGCCGACCAGGAAAAGCTGGGCGTCGCCCTGGCCAAGCTGGCGTCCGAAGACCCGTCCTTCACCGTTTCGACCGACCACGAGTCGGGCCAGACGATCCTGAAGGGCATGGGTGAACTGCACCTCGACATCAAGATCGACATCCTGAAGCGCACCTATAAGGTGGAAGCCAATATCGGCGCGCCGCAGGTGGCCTATCGCGAATCGATCACCCGCAAGGCGGAAATCGACTACACGCACAAGAAGCAGACCGGCGGTACGGGTCAGTTCGCCCGTATCAAGCTGGTGTTCGAACCGGGCGAGCCCGGCACGGGCTTCGTGTTCGAGTCGGCCATCGTCGGCGGCGCGGTGCCGAAGGAATACATTCCGGGCGTCACCAAGGGCCTCGAATCGGCCAAGGAAAACGGTCTGCTGGCCGGCTTCCCGCTGATCGACTTCAAGGCCACCCTGATCGACGGCGCCTACCATGACGTCGACTCGTCGGTTCTGGCCTTCGAAATCGCCTCGCGCGCCGCCTTCAAGGAACTGCGTGAAAAGGGCGGCCCGAAGCTGCTTGAGCCGATCATGAAGGTCGAAGTCGTGACGCCGGAAGAATACCTCGGTTCGGTCATCGGCGACCTCAATGGTCGTCGTGGCATGATCCAGGGTCAGGACATGCGCGGCAACGCCATCGTCGTCGACGCCTTCGTGCCGCTGGCGAACATGTTCGGTTACGTGAATACCCTGCGCGGTATGTCGCAAGGCCGTGCGCAGTTCTCCATGGTGTACGACCACTACGAGCCCGTGCCGCAGCACGTGGCTGACGAAGTGATCAAGAAGTACGCCTAAGGTTTAGCGCATTCCGAAAAGTGTTCAGCGGTTTTCGGAATCAAATGCGCGACAATCAAAAGAGCTTGGCCCGTGGCAAAGACTATGCTACGGGCCGGACCCACCGCGGTCAGGCCGGACATTCTGTTTGTGCTCCGGCCCGGATCGACCCCCAAGTTTCCAACCCCTAACCGAGTGAAGGCCCGCAGATTTGCGGGGATTTGAAATGGCCAAGGAAAAATTCAACCGTACTAAGCCGCACTGCAACATCGGCACCATCGGTCACGTCGACCATGGCAAGACCACCCTGACCGCCGCGATCACGATGACGCTGGCGAAGACCGGTGGCGCTGTTGCCAAGAACTACGCCGACATCGACGCCGCTCCGGAAGAAAAGGCTCGCGGCATCACGATCAACACGGCTCACGTCGAGTACGAGACGGCCAACCGTCACTACGCGCACGTCGACTGCCCGGGCCACGCCGACTACGTGAAGAACATGATCACCGGCGCCGCTCAGATGGACGGCGCTATCTTGGTCGTCTCCGCCGCTGACGGCCCGATGCCGCAAACCCGCGAACACATCCTGCTCGCTCGCCAGGTCGGCGTGCCGGCTCTGGTCGTGTTCATGAACAAGGTCGACCTGGTCGACGACGAAGAGCTGCTCGAACTGGTCGAAATGGAAGTTCGTGAACTCCTGTCGTCCTATCAGTTCCCGGGCGACGATATCCCCATCACCAAGGGTTCGGCCAAGGCCGCGACCGATGGCGTGAACCCGGAAATCGGTGAAAACCAGATCCTGGCTCTGATGCAAACTGTCGACGACTACATCCCGCAGCCGGAGCGTCCGGTTGACCTGCCGTTCCTGATGCCGGTCGAAGACGTGTTCTCGATTTCGGGCCGTGGTACGGTTGTGACCGGTCGCGTCGAGCGCGGCATCGTCAAGGTTGGCGAAGAAGTTGAAATCGTCGGCATCCGTCCGGTTCAGAAGACGACCTGCACGGGCGTCGAAATGTTCCGCAAGCTGCTGGACCAAGGTCAAGCCGGTGACAACGTCGGCGTTCTGCTGCGCGGTACGAAGCGTGAAGACGTCGAGCGCGGTCAGGTTCTCTGCAAGCCGGGTTCGATCACGCCGCACACCAAGTTCATCGCCGAAGCCTACATCCTCACGAAGGAAGAAGGCGGCCGTCACACGCCGTTCTTCACCAACTACCGTCCGCAGTTCTACTTCCGTACGACTGACGTGACCGGCATCGTGAAGCTGAAAGAAGGCGTGGAAATGATCATGCCGGGCGACAACGCCGAGCTGGACGTCGAACTGATCACCCCGATCGCCATGGAAGAGAAGCTCCGCTTCGCTATCCGTGAAGGTGGCCGCACCGTCGGCGCCGGCGTCGTGGCCAAGATCCTCGCCTGATTTTAGGTAGCAGGGTCTCGGACCCTGCACCCTTAATCGGGCGCAGGCGACACCGATCAAGACTAAAGAAAACCCCCTGAGTCCGCTCAGGGGGTTTTTTGCCGTTCTCGACAGTGTCATGAAACTGCGCCATTCTCCTGACGGTTGAAAAGCGGAGGGTGGCATGTTTCATGGCAATGTCAGTCTGGAGATCGCCGAGGGTCTGAAGACGCTGCGTAAGCGTATCGAGGCGGCGAACATCCCGCCGTCGAAGCTGGATGAAACCCTCAATATCGCTACCTGGAATATCCGGGAATTCGGCAAGAAGCGCCGCACGCAGGCGGCCATACATTATATTGCCGAGATACTGGGGCAGTTCGATCTGATCGGCGTGGTCGAGTTGCGCGACAATCTGTCGGACCTGCAACGCGTTTTGCCCATCCTCGGCCCGTACTGGGATGTCGTTTACTCCGACGCCATCCGCGACCACGGCGGCAATTACGAGCGCATCTGCTACCTGTTCGACACGCGCGCCGTGGTGTTCAACGGTCTGGCCGCCGAACCCTCACCGCCCCGCACCAAACGCGGCAGCGAGTATCTCAGCGACGATAGCTGGTGGCGTTCGCCCTATCTGGCCTCGTTCAAGTCGGGCAATTTCGATTTTCTGGCCTTCACCACCCATGTTCGCTGGGGCGAAACCGAAGCGGCCCGGTTGAAAGAGATCGAAGGGCTGGCGGCGTGGATCGGCGCCAAGACGAAGGAAAAGATGGCCGAAGACAAGGACATCATCGTCATGGGCGATTTCAACATCCCCAAACGCGACGGCCCCATGTTGCAAGCCCTGCTCGATTGCGGCTTGAAGATACCGACGGCTTTAGCCAGGGACGAGTTCGGCACCAATCTGGCGCGCGACAAGCGCTACGACCAGATGTTGCACTTCACGCAGTTCAGCGAGAGTTTCACCAATGCAGGCGGCGTGCTCGACTTCTATGCCGGAGATCACCGCCCGCTGTTTCCGGTCGAGAGCTATCCCGATATGGACAAGGCGGCCTTCACCTATCAGTTGTCCGACCACCTGCCGCTGTGGATGCAGATCAATACCGACATCGACGGTCAGGTGCTCGATGCGCTGATCCAGCGCAAGCGGCAGAATTAACCCCCCATGTCGTTAACCTTACGGCTTAGGCCTAAATAAACCTCGTTCCTGTACATCCGGTTGAATACCAATGCAGGGGAACCGGATGGCCAGACTGAAACGCATCGAAAGCGTCGCGCCCGAAGCGCTGACGGCTGAAGATATCGCAGCCTGGGAAGGGTTCACCTCGCGCCGTCCCGACCTGATCGGTCCTTATTTCGACGTGCGCTACGTCATGGACATCGGCCAGAGCGTACCTGACGCCTTCATTGCGCGTCTTTATGACGAGCAGGGCCAGATCGCCGGCTATCTGCCGTACCAGGTGCGCGGGCGGACCATTCAGCCGCTCGGCGCACCGTTGACCGACTATCACGGCGTCATCGCCGACGACGGCTTCGTCATGGATTATCAGTTGCTGCTGCGCAGCCTGAAAGCCAACCGTCTGGAATTCATGGGCTGGGTCGGCGATATGACGGCGGAGAAGGCGCGGACCCGCACTATCGAGGCGGTGACGCAGATCGCCGATCTGTCCGAGGGCTACGACGCCTACTATGCGCGCCAGAAGAGCCTGCATCACAAGTTCTATAAAAATGTCGGCCGCTGCCAGCGCAATATAGAAAAGGACTTCGGCGGCTTTGACTTCACGTTCGAAATGGTCACGCCCGAACTCCTGCAATGGGTCATAGACCAGAAGCGCGAGCAATATAGCCGTTCGGGCATGCACGACGTGTTCGGCTGCGGCTGGACGCTGAACCTGCTGAGTCAACTGGCCAAGCGTCAGGACGAAGGTTTCGGGCTGAGGGTAGGGGTGTTCCGCGACACGAGCGGCGAAGAGCCAGTACTGGTGGCCGCTGAAATCTGCCTGATGCGCGGCCACTATATGCATTTCTGGTTCCCGGCCTATTCGGAAGCCTATCACCGCTACAGCCCCGGCATCCTGTTGTCGCTGCGCATCATGCAGCACGCGGCCGCGCTGGGGGTGACGCAAGTCGATTTCGGCGCGGGCGGGGAGGGGTATAAACACACCATGACCTCTCCGGCGCGCGTCTGCCTCGAAGGGACGGTCGAGGCACGGGCGAATCTGATGACGGTCATGGCCGATGCCTTTGTCGCCTTGTCGCCCGTGGCGCGTGACAGGTTGCGGGACATCCGGCTCAGCCTGCAACGTCGCCTGCGCGTCATCCGTGCCTGTGAAACGGACGCAAAAGGCAAGCGCGACGCTTTTCAGGCCCTGTTCCGCCGCGGTATGAGCCGTCTGCGCACCTCTGCGCCGTCGCCGGCGGGCCCTGCGAACGACATTGCGGCCTAAGCCGGCAAAGATTCCTGATGTCAGGGGTTGACGACAGGCGACTCCTTCGGCATATACGCCACCTCTGTTGGATTGGCAGTGAAGCTCTGGCTTTAGACGCGATCCGCATACTACAAATTAAATCGGCGGCCTCGTCTTACATATAAGGTGACGCTTCCAGATTTTCCGAATGGCCACGCGGGTAACACCGCGCGGCTTTGTTTTTGCGGATAACGCGTCGGTCTCTGAATTGGGATCGAAGCTGGTCTTTGAAATGGTTCAACGGACGCGGGATACGCAACCCCTTAACTTGGAATAAGAGCGATATGGATCGTCAGAATATCCGCATCAGGCTCAAGGCCTTCGATCACCGCGTGCTGGACCATTCCACACGTGAAATCGTGAACACGGCCAAGCGCACCGGTGCCACCGTCCGGGGGCCGATCCCCCTGCCGACGCTGATTGAGCGCTTCACCGTGAACCGTTCGCCGCACGTCGACAAGAAGTCCCGTGAACAGTTCGAAATCCGCACCCACAAGCGCGTGCTGGATATCGTCGACCCCACCCCGCAGACCGTTGACGCGCTGATGAAGCTCGACCTGTCCGCCGGCGTGGACGTCGAGATCAAGATTTAAGGGGCCCGGTCATGAGAACAGGTCTCCTCGCCAAGAAGCTGGGCATGACGCGTTATTTCGACGCGCAGGGCCAGCACACCCCCGTCACCGTCCTTTCGCTCGAAGGCTGCCAGGTTGTGGCCCAGCGCACCAAGGACAAGGACGGCTACACCGCCCTGCAACTGGGTGCCGGCACCCGCAAGGCCAAGAACGTCTCGAAGCCCGAGCGCGAGCGTTTCGCCAAGGCTCAAGTCGAGCCCAAGGCCATCCTGTCCGAGTTCCGCGTCACTGAAGACGCCCTCGTCGAAGTCGGCGCCGAATTCTCGGCCGATCACTTCGTCGAAGGTCAGCGCGTCGACATCCAGGGCACGACCATCGGTAAGGGTTTTGCCGGTGCCATGAAGCGCTGGAATTTCGGCGGCATGCGCGCTACCCACGGTGTTTCGGTCTCGCACCGCGCCCACGGTTCGACGGGTAACCGTCAGGATCCGGGCCGCACCTTCCCCGGCAAGAAGATGGCCGGTCACTATGGTGTTGAAACCGTCACCACGCTCAACCTCGAAGTCGTTCGCATCGACGTCGAGCGCGGCCTGATCTTCATCCGTGGCGCTGTCCCGGGTGCGGAAGGCTCGTTCGTCAAGATCCGTGACGCCGTGAAGAAGTCGGCTCCGCAAGACCTGCCGTTCCCGGCCGGTCTGAAAAAGGCTGCCGCCGCTCCGGCTCAAGCTGAGGAAGCGCCCGCTCAAGAAGAGGGTGCTGAATAATCATGAAACTCGACGTTATCACCCTCGACAACGGCAAGGCCGGTTCGGTTGACGTCTCTGACGCCGTTTTCGGCCTCGAAGAGATCCGCAACGACATCCTGGCCCGCGTCGTCAACTGGCAGTTGGCCAAGCGCCGCGCCGGTACGCACAAGGTTCAGACCCGCAACGAGAATTCTCGCACGGGTAAGAAGATGTACAAGCAAAAGGGTTCGGGCGGCGCTCGTCACGGTTCGCGCCGTGCACCGCAGTTCGTCGGCGGTTCGCGCGCCTTCGGTCCGGTCGTTCGCTCGCACGCCTTCGACCTGCAGAAGAAGGTTCGCGCCCTCGGCCTGCGTCATGCTTTGTCCTCGAAGGCCAAGGCCGGCTCGCTGATCGTTCTCGATCAGGCCGCGCTGGACTCGACCAAGACCGCGGCTCTTCGCGCCAAGTTCGAAACGCTGGGCCTGAAGAACGCTCTTATCATCGCGGGTCCCGAAGTTGACACCAACTTCGCCCTCGCTTCGCGCAACATCCCCAACATCGACGTCCTGCCGTCGGCCGGTCTGAACGTTTATGACGTTCTGCGCCGCCATACGCTGGTCCTGACGAAGTCGGCGGTGGAAGCGATCGAAGCCCGCTTCGCAGACACCAAGACCGCCTCGGCTAACGCCTCGGTCGGTGGGGAGGCCTAAGCCATGGCTGCTACTATCCGCAATTACGACGTCATCCTGGCGCCGCACATCACCGAAAAGGCGACCGTTCTGTCGGAACAGAACAAGGTGGTCTTCAAGGTGTCGCTGGACTCCTCTAAGGATGAAATCGCCTCGGCCGTTGAAGCGCTCTTCAACGTCAAGGTCGTCAAGGTCAACACGGTTGTCACGAAGGGCAAGACCAAGCGCTTCAAGGGCATCATGGGCCGTCGCAACGATGTCAAGAAGGCGATTGTCACCCTCGAAGAGGGCCAATCCATCGACATCACCACCGGTCTGTAAGGGGAGGTTTTAACAATGGCTTTGAAGCATTTTAATCCGACCTCGCCCGGCCGTCGCGAACTGGTTCTCGTTGACCGTTCCGAACTGCATAAGGGCCGTCCCGAAAAGGCTCTGGTCGAAGGTCTGACCAAGTCCGGCGGCCGTGGTGCCGGCGGTCGTGTCGCTGTCCGTTTCCGCGGCGGCGGCGCGAAGAAGCTCTACCGCATCATCGACTTCAAGCGTCGCAAGTTCGACGTGGCCGGTACGGTTGAGCGTCTGGAGTACGACCCGAACCGCACCGCGTTCATCGCGCTGATCAACTACGCCGACGGCGAAAAGGCCTATATCCTGGCCCCGCAACGCCTCAAGGCCGGAGACACGATCATCGCCTCGGAAAAGGTCGACGTGAAGCCGGGTAACGCGGCTCCGCTGCGCGCCCTGCCGGTCGGTACGATCATCCACAATGTCGAGCTGAAGCCCTTCAAGGGCGGTCAGCTGGCCCGTTCGGCTGGTGCCTACGCCCAGCTGGTTGGTCGTGACGCCGGTTACGCCCAGATCCGTCTGGGTTCGGGCGAGCTGCGCATGGTGCTCGACACCTGCATGGCCACCGTCGGCGCCGTGTCCAACCCGGACCACATGAACGAAAGCCTCGGTAAGGCCGGTCGCGCCCGTCACAAGGGCTGGCGTCCGCACGTTCGTGGTGTGGCCATGAACCCGATCGACCACCCGCACGGTGGTGGTGAAGGCCGTACCTCCGGTGGTCGTAA
Encoded proteins:
- the rplD gene encoding 50S ribosomal protein L4; protein product: MKLDVITLDNGKAGSVDVSDAVFGLEEIRNDILARVVNWQLAKRRAGTHKVQTRNENSRTGKKMYKQKGSGGARHGSRRAPQFVGGSRAFGPVVRSHAFDLQKKVRALGLRHALSSKAKAGSLIVLDQAALDSTKTAALRAKFETLGLKNALIIAGPEVDTNFALASRNIPNIDVLPSAGLNVYDVLRRHTLVLTKSAVEAIEARFADTKTASANASVGGEA
- a CDS encoding 50S ribosomal protein L23, with the translated sequence MAATIRNYDVILAPHITEKATVLSEQNKVVFKVSLDSSKDEIASAVEALFNVKVVKVNTVVTKGKTKRFKGIMGRRNDVKKAIVTLEEGQSIDITTGL
- the rplB gene encoding 50S ribosomal protein L2 encodes the protein MALKHFNPTSPGRRELVLVDRSELHKGRPEKALVEGLTKSGGRGAGGRVAVRFRGGGAKKLYRIIDFKRRKFDVAGTVERLEYDPNRTAFIALINYADGEKAYILAPQRLKAGDTIIASEKVDVKPGNAAPLRALPVGTIIHNVELKPFKGGQLARSAGAYAQLVGRDAGYAQIRLGSGELRMVLDTCMATVGAVSNPDHMNESLGKAGRARHKGWRPHVRGVAMNPIDHPHGGGEGRTSGGRNPVTPWGKPTKGRKTRTNKATDKFIIRSRHLKKAR